A region from the Benincasa hispida cultivar B227 chromosome 12, ASM972705v1, whole genome shotgun sequence genome encodes:
- the LOC120068481 gene encoding eukaryotic translation initiation factor 3 subunit J-like encodes MDDWEDENIPPLQKEQPKNKWDDEDVDDNDVKESWEDEDEPAPAPVVKPPPEAAPKKPAAKGTEKKGKVVVPEQPLDPLAEKLRQQRLVEEADYKSTTELFKKKGDEKTLDNFIPKSESDFLEYAELISHKLRPYEKSFHYINLLKDAIRLSMVSLKAADAKDVASSVTALANEKLKAEKEANAGKKKTSVKKKQLHVEKADDDLIVNAYDDVDDYDFM; translated from the exons ATGGATGACTGGG aggATGAGAACATTCCACCACTGCAGAAGGAGCAACCAAAGAACAAATGGGATGATGAGGATGTGGATGACAACGATGTGAAGGAATCCTGGGAGGATGAAGATGAACCTGCACCG GCTCCAGTAGTTAAACCTCCTCCTGAAGCTGCCCCAAAGAAGCCGGCTGCAAAAGGTACTGAGAAGAAAGGGAAAGTTGTAGTACCTGAACAGCCTCTAGATCCATTAGCTGAGAAACTTCGCCAACAAAG GCTAGTGGAAGAAGCAGATTATAAATCCACTACAGAATTGTTTAAAAAGAAAGGCGATGAGAAGACTCTCGATAATTTCATTCCAAAATCTGAGAGTGACTTCTTGGAATATGCAGAGCTGATCTCTCATAAACTCCGCCCCTATGAG AAAAGTTTCCATTATATTAATCTGCTCAAAGACGCCATTAGACTGTCGATGGTTTCTTTAAAAGCAGCGGATGCAAAAGATGTTGCTTCGTCCGTCACTGCACTTGCAAATGAAAAACTAAAGGCGGAGAAGGAAGCGAATGCTGGTAAAAAGAAGACGT ctgtgaagaagaagcagCTCCATGTTGAAAAGGCAGATGATGACTTGATTGTCAATGCCTATGATGATGTCGATGATTACGACTTCATGTAA